One stretch of Paucidesulfovibrio gracilis DSM 16080 DNA includes these proteins:
- the csrA gene encoding carbon storage regulator CsrA gives MLILTRKPGESLYLGDNIKLKVLSVQGKQIKLGLEVPEEMTVYREEVYLRIKEQNRQALECTDQDLLQAATLWQRKESE, from the coding sequence ATGCTGATTCTCACCCGGAAACCCGGAGAAAGCCTTTACCTGGGCGACAACATCAAATTGAAGGTGTTGAGCGTGCAAGGAAAGCAGATCAAACTCGGGCTGGAAGTGCCCGAGGAGATGACCGTGTACCGGGAAGAGGTGTATTTGCGAATTAAGGAACAAAACCGGCAGGCTCTGGAATGTACAGACCAGGATCTGCTTCAGGCGGCGACGTTATGGCAGCGCAAGGAAAGCGAGTGA
- the flgM gene encoding flagellar biosynthesis anti-sigma factor FlgM, whose translation MDIRHIAGELNPYAKQKVQEGQRTKGGSSSNTASERGDKVQLSSEARLRGAALSEAGGTSDVRADKVRDLKERVRNGTYKPDIKKAAANLLRDDINLLT comes from the coding sequence ATGGATATCAGACACATTGCGGGGGAACTCAATCCCTACGCCAAGCAAAAGGTCCAGGAGGGCCAGCGGACCAAGGGTGGTTCGTCATCCAACACCGCGTCGGAACGCGGTGACAAGGTCCAGCTCTCCTCCGAAGCCAGATTGCGCGGCGCCGCCTTGAGCGAAGCCGGCGGTACGTCGGACGTACGGGCCGACAAGGTCCGCGACCTCAAGGAAAGAGTCCGCAACGGCACGTACAAGCCGGACATCAAGAAGGCGGCCGCGAATCTGCTGCGCGACGACATCAATCTTCTGACCTGA
- the gatB gene encoding Asp-tRNA(Asn)/Glu-tRNA(Gln) amidotransferase subunit GatB, translating into MAQYEVVIGLEVHAQLKTESKLFCACSTRFGNDPNENVCPVCSGMPGVLPVMNEKVLEYAAKLGLAVDCEINRKSVFARKNYFYPDLPKGYQTSQFDLPICEHGRIVIETSKGRKTIGVTRIHMEEDAGKSIHSASENVSFVDLNRACVPLVEIVSEPDMRSAEEAVAYLKSLHSILRYLDICDGNMEQGSFRCDANVSIRPRGQKEFGTRTELKNMNSFRHVQKAIDYEIERQIDLVEDGEAVIQETRLYNADKGTTHSMRGKEEAHDYRYFPCPDLVPMVLDEAWIAQWRDELPELPTVRRERFLLEYGLAEETAVQLTSERETADFFEVAARAATSKPKKIANWVMVDVAHLLNESGLSLAECKGSPEYLAALVDLVEGGTVSAKSAKDILSEVLRDGADPKALVKEKGLAQESDTGALEAVIEEVITENPDEAERVRAGDKKVIGFLMGQIMRKTQGKANPGVVSKMLAQKLS; encoded by the coding sequence ATGGCCCAATACGAGGTAGTGATCGGGCTGGAAGTGCATGCCCAGCTCAAGACCGAATCCAAGCTGTTTTGTGCCTGTTCCACACGGTTCGGCAATGATCCAAATGAAAACGTCTGTCCGGTCTGTTCCGGCATGCCGGGTGTGCTGCCCGTGATGAACGAGAAGGTGCTGGAGTATGCGGCCAAGCTCGGACTGGCCGTGGATTGCGAGATCAACCGCAAATCCGTGTTTGCTCGGAAGAATTATTTTTATCCCGATTTGCCCAAGGGATACCAGACCTCCCAGTTTGATCTGCCCATCTGCGAACATGGCCGGATTGTGATCGAAACGTCCAAAGGTCGGAAAACCATCGGCGTGACCCGTATCCATATGGAAGAAGATGCAGGAAAATCGATTCACTCCGCTTCGGAGAACGTAAGTTTCGTCGATTTGAACCGGGCTTGCGTTCCGTTGGTGGAAATCGTTTCCGAGCCGGACATGCGGTCTGCCGAGGAAGCTGTAGCCTATCTCAAATCGCTGCACTCCATTCTTCGGTATTTGGACATCTGCGACGGCAACATGGAGCAGGGATCGTTTCGTTGCGATGCCAACGTGTCCATTCGTCCGCGGGGGCAGAAGGAATTCGGTACCCGCACGGAATTGAAGAACATGAACTCCTTCCGCCATGTGCAGAAAGCCATTGATTATGAAATTGAACGGCAGATCGACCTGGTGGAGGACGGTGAAGCCGTGATCCAGGAAACGCGGCTCTACAATGCGGATAAGGGGACGACCCATTCCATGCGCGGCAAGGAAGAGGCGCACGATTACCGCTATTTCCCCTGTCCCGATCTGGTCCCCATGGTGCTGGACGAAGCCTGGATCGCGCAATGGCGGGATGAACTGCCCGAGCTTCCCACGGTTCGCCGTGAACGCTTTCTCTTGGAGTACGGTCTTGCCGAAGAAACCGCAGTGCAGCTCACCTCCGAGCGGGAAACCGCGGACTTTTTTGAGGTCGCGGCCCGTGCTGCCACCAGCAAACCGAAGAAAATCGCCAACTGGGTCATGGTGGACGTGGCACATCTGCTGAACGAATCCGGCCTTTCCCTGGCGGAGTGCAAAGGTTCGCCCGAGTATTTGGCCGCATTGGTGGATTTGGTGGAGGGAGGCACGGTGAGTGCCAAGTCCGCCAAGGATATCCTTTCGGAAGTGCTGCGTGACGGCGCAGACCCCAAGGCCTTGGTCAAGGAAAAGGGCTTGGCGCAGGAGTCGGATACGGGCGCGTTGGAAGCGGTCATTGAGGAAGTCATTACCGAGAATCCGGACGAGGCCGAGCGGGTACGCGCTGGTGACAAGAAGGTCATTGGGTTTTTGATGGGGCAGATTATGCGTAAGACCCAAGGCAAGGCCAACCCCGGCGTGGTCAGTAAGATGCTGGCGCAGAAGCTGTCGTAA
- a CDS encoding NAD(+)/NADH kinase, which translates to MSKAIESILLVSKEGNVEARKLGEEIAAYLSEHGCDAHCCEHRTDAPGDVATADSRPFGLIIVLGGDGTLISAARRLYALGAPLVGLNLGQVGFLAELSRENWKRRLGRILEGRYRLSRRMLLSYSVLRQGHRVAQGVAVNDIVISRGSLARLIRLGMYFDNEPITSMRSDGVIISTPTGSTAYSVSAGGPLLFPETDAYSVTPICPFLNGFKPLVLPADKPLSVEIEEYGKVADVFLTEDGQEVVTLDYGDLVTIERCPEHLLLAQTGGGNFFSRLIGRGFLLGG; encoded by the coding sequence ATGTCGAAGGCCATTGAATCCATACTTCTTGTGAGCAAGGAAGGCAATGTCGAGGCCCGGAAATTGGGCGAGGAGATTGCGGCGTATCTGTCCGAGCATGGATGCGACGCGCACTGCTGTGAGCATCGGACCGATGCGCCCGGCGATGTGGCGACCGCAGACAGCCGTCCTTTCGGACTGATCATCGTTCTTGGCGGAGACGGTACGCTCATTAGCGCGGCCCGCCGTCTGTATGCGCTCGGCGCCCCGCTGGTGGGCTTAAACCTCGGTCAGGTGGGCTTTTTGGCGGAGCTTTCCCGGGAAAACTGGAAACGCCGTCTGGGGCGCATCCTGGAGGGGCGGTATCGCTTGTCCCGAAGGATGTTGTTATCGTATTCCGTGCTGCGACAGGGGCATCGGGTGGCGCAGGGCGTGGCGGTCAATGATATTGTGATCAGCCGGGGATCCCTGGCGCGGTTGATCCGTCTGGGTATGTATTTTGACAACGAGCCCATTACAAGCATGCGGTCGGATGGGGTGATCATCTCCACGCCCACCGGGTCCACGGCCTATAGTGTCTCGGCTGGTGGTCCATTGCTGTTTCCGGAGACCGACGCCTACAGCGTCACGCCGATTTGTCCGTTTTTGAACGGATTCAAGCCGTTAGTGCTTCCGGCGGACAAGCCTCTTTCTGTTGAAATCGAAGAATATGGCAAGGTGGCCGACGTCTTTCTCACGGAGGATGGTCAGGAAGTCGTGACCCTGGACTATGGCGATCTTGTGACCATTGAACGCTGCCCCGAGCATTTGCTGCTGGCCCAGACGGGCGGCGGCAATTTTTTCTCGCGCCTGATTGGCCGGGGGTTTTTGTTGGGAGGATGA
- a CDS encoding MltA domain-containing protein: protein MRFKEWSQPGTVGSRLALGLVAVLVLLAGCAPRQVPDVTPAPPPSLSEAARFLRFNHGRTTTESRTLDLRTQGLHSWMELDAGLRYSLDYLRGKPENSIAMDRHGIRVTWGQVRASVEELIRLLPYLDRRPELLAEHFRWFVLTPPPLMTGYYTPEIEASLVPRPGYEYPIYGVPPDLRVRRRGQSGVPAVYRVENGRVLPYHTRAQVDLGKVLAGKGLEIAWAKDPVDVFYLQIEGQGRLRLPDGSARHVVYGAKNGHDFEGLGNILYHRGYLPKSKRGQKYVRRFCAEHPELARKLMAENKSYVFFRFADHPSLGAIGRPLTPMVSVAVDPKLLPLGSMMVLDAGIPRPDGTGKRRVHGVVLAQDTGSAIKGARLDYFIGVGHDIEPVACHVYSRATAYLLLSKRALSH from the coding sequence GTGCGCTTCAAGGAGTGGTCGCAGCCCGGCACGGTTGGTTCGCGTTTGGCATTGGGGTTGGTCGCGGTCCTTGTGTTGCTTGCGGGGTGCGCCCCCAGGCAGGTTCCGGACGTCACGCCCGCGCCGCCGCCTTCTCTGTCGGAGGCGGCCCGTTTTTTGCGCTTTAACCATGGCCGTACCACCACGGAAAGTCGAACCCTGGATCTGCGGACCCAGGGATTGCATTCATGGATGGAGCTTGACGCGGGACTGCGGTACAGCCTGGACTATCTGCGTGGCAAGCCTGAAAATTCGATTGCAATGGACCGGCACGGCATACGGGTCACCTGGGGGCAGGTCCGGGCCAGCGTAGAGGAGTTGATCCGGCTGTTGCCCTACCTGGATCGTCGTCCCGAGTTGCTGGCCGAACATTTTCGGTGGTTTGTCCTGACACCGCCCCCGCTTATGACGGGATATTATACGCCTGAGATTGAGGCCAGTCTGGTCCCCCGCCCTGGCTATGAATACCCGATTTACGGTGTTCCGCCGGATCTGCGTGTGCGTCGACGCGGGCAGTCCGGGGTACCCGCTGTCTATCGTGTTGAAAACGGGCGGGTCTTGCCGTACCATACCCGCGCCCAGGTGGATCTGGGCAAGGTGCTTGCGGGCAAGGGCTTGGAAATCGCCTGGGCCAAGGATCCCGTGGATGTGTTTTACCTGCAGATCGAAGGCCAGGGGCGGTTGCGACTGCCGGACGGCAGTGCGCGGCACGTGGTCTACGGTGCGAAGAACGGCCACGATTTCGAAGGGCTAGGGAATATCCTTTACCATAGGGGCTATCTGCCCAAGTCCAAACGCGGGCAAAAGTATGTGCGGCGGTTTTGCGCCGAGCATCCCGAACTGGCCCGCAAGCTCATGGCCGAGAACAAGAGTTACGTGTTCTTTCGTTTTGCGGACCATCCTTCCCTTGGCGCCATTGGCAGGCCGCTCACGCCCATGGTCAGTGTGGCCGTTGATCCCAAATTGCTCCCTTTGGGCAGCATGATGGTGCTGGACGCGGGCATTCCCCGGCCGGACGGCACGGGAAAACGCCGTGTCCATGGCGTGGTGCTGGCCCAGGATACCGGATCGGCCATCAAGGGAGCCAGGTTGGATTATTTTATAGGCGTGGGGCATGATATTGAGCCGGTGGCCTGCCATGTCTACAGCCGCGCGACCGCGTACTTGCTGTTGAGCAAGCGCGCCCTATCCCACTGA
- a CDS encoding DVU0524 family FlgM-associated protein, translating into MSKSPAEVRRMLHTYGRQLTSAKRLARFRRALLASGAQDQVDISREARRRELVQRIAKEIIENLIVNGNHSPVIEDILDQLETETGNRVLLDYPLDGGDVRLLTETETGARELTGAQKNRILKRLWEITLAKVDDTML; encoded by the coding sequence GTGAGTAAAAGTCCTGCTGAAGTTCGCAGAATGCTGCACACTTACGGAAGGCAGCTAACCAGTGCGAAGCGTCTTGCGCGGTTCCGGCGAGCCTTGCTCGCATCCGGCGCGCAGGATCAGGTGGACATCTCACGGGAGGCCAGGCGGCGCGAGTTGGTGCAGCGCATCGCCAAAGAGATCATTGAGAACCTCATCGTCAACGGCAACCATTCGCCGGTCATCGAAGACATTCTGGACCAACTGGAAACCGAGACCGGAAACAGGGTGCTGCTTGATTACCCCCTGGACGGCGGGGATGTCCGCCTACTGACGGAAACCGAAACCGGAGCCAGGGAGTTGACGGGAGCGCAAAAGAACCGCATCCTAAAGCGGCTGTGGGAGATCACCCTGGCCAAGGTGGACGACACCATGCTTTGA
- the mtnA gene encoding S-methyl-5-thioribose-1-phosphate isomerase → MTEHIQFSPEKDCLVLLDQRVLPNREDWFDCTTTDEICYALVTMVVRGAPAIGVTAAYGCYVAAREVQKSGVGEWRSALEAKLDQIENARPTAVNLRWAVREMRRIWNEAGSVALGELCGIWLARAKEIHEGDIAMCEAIGTFGGALIADGDTVMTHCNAGALATAGYGTALGVIRGAVDQGKRIQVIANETRPFLQGARLTAYELHRDGIPVKVACDNACALLMKKGLVQKVVVGADRIAANGDAVNKIGTYGVALLAKHFDIPFYVAAPVYTIDPETPTGDHVPIEDRTPREVTHVGDHQITPDGVEVYNLAFDPTPNELIAGIVTEKGVLYPPYAEAIAALFR, encoded by the coding sequence ATGACCGAGCATATTCAGTTTTCACCGGAAAAAGATTGCCTTGTTTTGCTGGATCAGCGGGTTCTGCCCAACCGCGAGGATTGGTTTGATTGCACCACAACCGATGAAATTTGTTATGCTTTGGTTACCATGGTGGTGCGGGGCGCGCCGGCCATCGGGGTGACGGCCGCGTATGGTTGTTATGTGGCTGCGCGCGAGGTGCAAAAAAGCGGTGTTGGGGAATGGCGGTCTGCATTGGAAGCCAAGCTGGACCAGATCGAGAATGCTCGCCCCACGGCCGTGAATTTGCGCTGGGCCGTGCGGGAGATGCGCCGGATTTGGAACGAGGCTGGCTCGGTTGCTTTGGGTGAACTCTGCGGCATCTGGCTGGCCCGGGCCAAAGAGATTCACGAAGGCGACATCGCCATGTGTGAAGCCATTGGCACGTTTGGCGGCGCCCTGATTGCGGACGGCGACACCGTCATGACCCACTGTAATGCCGGAGCCTTGGCCACGGCAGGGTACGGCACGGCTCTTGGAGTGATCCGCGGGGCCGTGGACCAGGGAAAGCGGATTCAGGTCATTGCCAATGAAACTCGTCCGTTTTTGCAGGGGGCGAGGCTCACGGCGTACGAACTGCACCGGGACGGCATCCCCGTGAAAGTGGCCTGCGACAATGCCTGTGCACTGTTGATGAAAAAAGGGCTGGTGCAAAAGGTGGTCGTGGGCGCGGACCGCATCGCGGCCAACGGCGATGCCGTGAACAAGATCGGCACCTATGGTGTGGCGTTGCTGGCCAAACATTTTGATATTCCGTTTTACGTGGCCGCCCCGGTCTATACTATTGATCCGGAAACGCCCACCGGCGACCATGTCCCCATTGAGGACCGTACGCCGCGTGAGGTGACGCACGTCGGGGATCATCAAATCACCCCCGATGGTGTGGAGGTCTACAACCTGGCCTTTGACCCCACGCCCAACGAATTGATTGCTGGTATCGTCACCGAGAAAGGGGTCTTGTACCCGCCGTATGCGGAGGCCATTGCCGCGTTGTTTCGCTAG
- the flgL gene encoding flagellar hook-associated protein FlgL yields the protein MRVSQQMLYAHYVTNMNASLTNLMDLNIKAQSQKRIIRPSDDPVGMERVLDHRDALRTLEQYKENIGTAKGWLGRSDSTLMQVSSLITRAKGLAEQAATGTYDEQNREQISYELRSIFDQLVEMSNMEFEDNSIYAGHKTDSNAFEKMLWMTTNDRDLNENTNFRIEGNADYTVLMQFYDTSGAAGVGDTVSFDSGNVGVRYSVDGGKTFLDDGTVSNVVGGEVRVNLPQSGASVVFSDVQPGDGVKANDPDDTDDAGGTWAWLRPSALYLGDDMDAIRVDSIGQGVENVTATAEGSFKSNNVVVRIDNDAPVDMDEVIEYSYSLDGGASWTTGNTTSADTTSNQSLITIPPGGMLTLSSNGGNTLQPGSQFVITPRTSSVNLGISVDETVRVNDVGKDIFGGLYQDPDAIRANGGNRLAVSSDNTEVVFDDGTGASTLTGSNAGYTRNLFETVGNLVAFLETNNQSGVQRCLESLDRSQQQILTAAASVGGRENRLTVAEGLVENLELNEKERMSSIEDADVAELMTQITQGQIVYESVLRSTSLIMNMNLMKFI from the coding sequence ATGCGGGTTTCCCAGCAAATGCTCTACGCGCACTACGTGACAAATATGAATGCGTCCCTGACCAACTTGATGGATTTAAACATCAAGGCGCAGTCGCAAAAGCGGATCATCCGGCCCTCGGATGACCCCGTGGGCATGGAGCGTGTTCTGGATCATCGCGACGCTCTGCGCACCCTTGAGCAGTATAAGGAAAACATCGGCACGGCCAAGGGCTGGCTCGGGCGTTCCGACTCCACGCTCATGCAGGTCTCTTCGTTGATCACCCGGGCCAAGGGACTGGCGGAACAGGCCGCCACCGGCACGTATGACGAACAGAACCGCGAGCAGATCAGCTATGAATTGCGCTCCATCTTCGACCAGTTGGTGGAAATGTCCAACATGGAGTTCGAGGACAACAGCATCTATGCCGGGCACAAGACCGATTCCAATGCTTTTGAAAAGATGCTCTGGATGACCACCAATGACCGCGATCTCAACGAAAATACCAATTTTCGCATTGAGGGTAACGCGGATTATACCGTGCTCATGCAGTTTTATGATACTTCGGGCGCGGCCGGGGTAGGGGATACGGTCTCCTTTGATTCCGGCAACGTCGGGGTGCGCTATTCCGTGGACGGTGGAAAGACATTTTTGGATGACGGCACCGTAAGCAATGTGGTGGGCGGCGAGGTCCGGGTGAATTTGCCGCAAAGCGGCGCGTCCGTTGTGTTCTCGGACGTGCAGCCCGGTGACGGTGTCAAGGCCAATGATCCCGACGATACGGATGACGCGGGCGGCACGTGGGCCTGGCTGCGTCCCTCGGCATTGTATCTCGGGGACGACATGGACGCCATCCGGGTCGACAGCATTGGCCAGGGTGTGGAAAACGTCACGGCCACTGCCGAAGGCTCCTTTAAGAGCAACAACGTGGTGGTGCGCATTGACAACGATGCTCCCGTGGACATGGATGAGGTCATCGAATACTCCTACAGCTTGGACGGGGGAGCCAGCTGGACCACGGGCAACACCACGTCCGCGGACACGACGTCCAACCAGTCGCTGATCACCATTCCGCCGGGCGGCATGCTTACGTTGTCCTCCAACGGCGGAAATACCTTGCAGCCCGGCAGTCAGTTTGTGATCACGCCTCGCACCTCGTCGGTGAATTTAGGCATTTCCGTGGACGAAACCGTGCGGGTCAACGATGTGGGCAAGGATATTTTCGGGGGACTGTATCAGGATCCCGACGCCATCCGTGCCAATGGCGGTAATCGGTTGGCCGTATCCAGCGATAATACCGAGGTCGTTTTCGACGACGGCACCGGAGCCAGCACTCTGACGGGATCCAATGCCGGGTATACGCGGAACCTTTTTGAAACCGTCGGAAACCTGGTGGCGTTTCTGGAAACCAACAATCAAAGCGGCGTGCAGCGCTGTCTGGAAAGTCTGGACCGCTCTCAGCAGCAGATTCTCACTGCCGCGGCCAGCGTGGGCGGGCGGGAAAATCGTCTGACCGTGGCCGAGGGGCTGGTGGAGAATCTGGAGCTGAACGAAAAGGAACGCATGTCCAGCATCGAGGACGCGGATGTGGCCGAACTCATGACCCAGATTACGCAGGGACAGATCGTGTATGAATCCGTGCTGCGGTCCACTTCGTTGATCATGAATATGAACCTGATGAAGTTCATCTAG
- the fliW gene encoding flagellar assembly protein FliW, with translation MAAQGKRVIQTRLGEREIAEDAVVCFPHGLIGFEDRRQFVLLQVNDDSPFLLLQSLEDPGLGLLVADPLAFIAHYGVRLDGAEKRILGNAEDDELAILTTVSIPRNRPQETTLNLSGPIVINTKARVGLQSPQTDSSFPPHVFLTGAE, from the coding sequence ATGGCAGCGCAAGGAAAGCGAGTGATCCAGACCCGCCTCGGCGAACGGGAAATCGCCGAGGACGCCGTGGTTTGCTTCCCGCATGGGCTTATCGGGTTCGAGGACCGGCGCCAGTTTGTTCTGTTGCAGGTCAACGACGATTCTCCCTTTTTGTTACTGCAGTCGCTGGAAGACCCGGGGTTGGGGCTGTTGGTGGCCGATCCTTTGGCCTTTATTGCGCACTACGGCGTTCGTTTGGACGGCGCGGAAAAGCGGATTCTTGGCAATGCGGAGGACGACGAACTCGCGATCCTTACCACGGTAAGCATCCCTCGCAACCGGCCCCAGGAGACCACGCTCAATCTTTCCGGTCCCATCGTCATCAATACCAAGGCCCGGGTGGGGTTGCAGTCGCCGCAGACCGACTCCTCTTTTCCGCCGCATGTCTTTTTGACTGGTGCGGAATAA
- a CDS encoding ARMT1-like domain-containing protein, whose amino-acid sequence MPKLKDYRSVLDIHRGEDPAMDALLLHFMTENGLEYTIDPLKNASAEQIRFMVACEDDTFYAPCSDWMLLQLLQSRMSPELQQMYLQQWHRFVRLVRDSCNDPDQRRKIMNLARYKFRMIMDSCITIPSRVMKRLITIFMSQSGIDDPHRKRKQQANAQAAKIVESTEWDRFVNACPESFHTCRRMDDLRFEMDFLEMQRLLCASTLGNFDHWSEFFQDCGKVEQELQQHEDIFHELHRQFSPKRGSGPLRILFLPYNSGGLIFDLQLIRALLRWGHRVVLALKEGFYFDAPSFWDTEHDPLLADCFKDARVISNVRISKNELLREMREHPFVIISDGTRERLNPYRMSVTLARVWKEADLIMAKGQENYRRTILTSHSFTRDIFSYFRGENGKLELHFKPKASWARKFSESDILAKAEAIIADMRRASAAGNTVMFYSGIVGSIPGQTSMAIEVMNTFIRYLRSRLDGVYIINPAEHFEEGMDADDLMYMWEKVQRSGFINVWRFQSVQDIERSFELMNRKVPPVWAGKDATYSTGCTKEMNIALDVQRRHRELQIIGPSPEKFFRRREYGVGKFCDVAIEDCNESSPL is encoded by the coding sequence ATGCCCAAATTAAAGGACTACCGTTCCGTTCTCGATATACACCGGGGTGAAGATCCGGCCATGGATGCATTGCTGCTGCATTTCATGACCGAGAACGGTCTTGAGTACACGATCGACCCGCTGAAAAACGCATCCGCCGAGCAGATTCGCTTTATGGTGGCTTGTGAGGACGATACGTTTTACGCTCCCTGTTCGGACTGGATGCTATTGCAGCTGCTCCAGTCCCGTATGTCACCGGAGTTGCAACAGATGTATCTCCAGCAGTGGCACAGGTTTGTGCGGCTTGTGCGCGACTCGTGCAATGATCCGGATCAGCGTCGCAAGATTATGAATCTGGCCCGCTATAAATTTCGCATGATCATGGATTCCTGCATAACCATTCCTTCGCGGGTCATGAAACGGCTCATCACCATCTTCATGTCCCAGAGCGGGATCGACGACCCGCACCGCAAGCGCAAACAGCAGGCCAATGCCCAGGCCGCCAAGATCGTGGAAAGCACGGAATGGGACCGTTTTGTGAATGCCTGTCCCGAATCCTTCCATACCTGTCGGCGCATGGACGACCTGCGTTTTGAAATGGATTTTCTGGAAATGCAGCGGCTGCTTTGTGCCTCCACCCTTGGCAACTTTGACCATTGGTCCGAGTTCTTTCAGGATTGCGGCAAGGTGGAGCAGGAACTGCAGCAGCATGAGGATATCTTCCATGAATTGCACCGCCAGTTCTCACCCAAACGAGGCAGCGGGCCGCTGCGGATTCTCTTTTTGCCCTACAACAGCGGCGGGTTGATTTTCGACCTGCAGCTTATCCGGGCGTTGCTTCGCTGGGGGCATCGGGTGGTGCTGGCGCTGAAGGAAGGGTTTTATTTCGATGCGCCGTCCTTTTGGGATACGGAGCACGATCCATTATTGGCCGACTGTTTCAAGGACGCCAGGGTGATCAGCAACGTACGCATCAGCAAGAACGAATTGTTGCGGGAAATGCGCGAACATCCTTTTGTGATTATTTCCGACGGCACCCGGGAGCGACTCAATCCCTACCGCATGAGCGTGACCCTGGCGCGGGTCTGGAAGGAAGCCGATCTGATCATGGCCAAGGGGCAGGAGAATTACCGCCGTACCATTTTGACGAGCCATTCGTTCACCCGGGATATCTTCAGCTATTTCCGGGGGGAGAACGGAAAGCTGGAACTGCATTTCAAGCCCAAGGCGAGCTGGGCGCGCAAGTTCAGCGAATCGGACATTCTGGCCAAGGCCGAGGCCATCATCGCCGACATGCGCCGTGCTTCGGCCGCAGGCAATACCGTGATGTTCTATTCGGGCATTGTGGGGTCCATACCGGGCCAGACCAGCATGGCCATCGAAGTCATGAATACGTTTATCCGGTATTTGCGCTCCCGTTTGGACGGCGTGTACATCATTAATCCGGCGGAACATTTTGAGGAAGGCATGGACGCCGACGATCTGATGTACATGTGGGAAAAAGTGCAGCGTAGCGGGTTTATCAATGTCTGGCGGTTCCAGTCCGTGCAGGATATCGAACGCAGCTTTGAATTGATGAATCGCAAGGTGCCGCCCGTCTGGGCAGGGAAGGATGCCACATATTCCACCGGCTGCACCAAGGAGATGAACATCGCCCTGGACGTGCAGCGACGGCATCGGGAATTGCAGATCATTGGTCCCAGCCCGGAAAAGTTTTTCCGACGCCGGGAATACGGGGTGGGGAAATTCTGTGACGTCGCCATCGAAGACTGCAACGAGTCCAGCCCGTTATGA